TCACCACTCCTGATCACCTGCATTACGGACCCTGCATGAAAGCACTCGATATGGGTTATGATGTTTTGCTGGAAAAGCCCATGGCGCAGACGGAAAAGGAGTGCAGGGATATTTTAGCAAAAACCAAAAAGACAGGACGCATTGTGGGATTGTGTCATGTGCTTCGTTATGCTCCTTATTTTGTTAAACTCCGCGAACTCATCCACAACGGTTCGATAGGAACACTTGTTAGTCTGCAACATTTTGAACCCATCCAGCATGTGCATATGGCGCATTCTTTTGTACGCGGCAACTGGCACAACAGCAAAGCGACCACGCCAATCATCATTGCCAAATCCTGTCACGATCTGGACATGATGCGCTGGCTGGTAGACAAACCCTGCAAACGCGTATCGGCCTTTGGAGATTTGAGTTGGTTCAGGCGTAATAATGCACCACAAGGAAGCACGGCACGTTGCAACGAAGGCTGTGCCATTGAATCGCAATGCCCGTATTCGGCCATGAAAATTTACCTGCGCGACCGCACGTATCTGTATGTTTTTGATTTGCCCGAGCAAAAGGAATTGCATCCCGATGCCATCATGAACTATTTAAAAACCACAAATTACGGTCGATGTGTTTACCGCATGGAGAACGACCAGTGCGATCATTACGTCATGAGTCTTGAATTTGACGGAGGCATCACGGCCAGTTTTAACATGGAAGCATTTACGTCTTATCACGGCCGCAGAACCCGCGTGATGGGCAGCCTTGGCGATTTGCACGGAGATATGGAAAGCTTTGTACATACCGATTTCAGGACGGGGAAAGTCACAAACTGGGATTCTCAATCGTTTGATGACGGAATTTACAGCAAACACGGACATGGGGGTGGTGACGCGCGATTGATGCGTAATTGGGTGCAAGCCGTTTCCCAACAAAATGCCGGACTGCTGACATCCACCATTGATGCTTCCATTGAAAGCCACATCATGGGATTTGCGGCGGAGCGAAGCAGAAAAACCGGTAAAACGATGAAGGTAAAATTATGACACTAAAAAAGCAATTGACTTTTCAATTTTTGGACAGAACACCCATAAATCTATTTCAACTACTAACAATTGTTAGTATTGTATTTTATTTTTCCTGCAAGGGAGATAAGGAAGGGCATTCAGGGACCTTTGTTGATCAATCTCCTATACAACAAATCAGTGCTTTGATATCGGAAGATTCAGAAAACGACAGTTTGTATATACTTCGTGCAAATC
The DNA window shown above is from Saprospiraceae bacterium and carries:
- a CDS encoding Gfo/Idh/MocA family oxidoreductase — protein: MAEKWSRRELIKNVGLATGAGSFILPEMSRFIMDEVHPLYIKPERPITAITLGAGARGNVYGNYAAKYPDEIQIVGVAEPIPIRNDRYAKKHNIKDEHRFVTWEHVFGKPKFADAIIITTPDHLHYGPCMKALDMGYDVLLEKPMAQTEKECRDILAKTKKTGRIVGLCHVLRYAPYFVKLRELIHNGSIGTLVSLQHFEPIQHVHMAHSFVRGNWHNSKATTPIIIAKSCHDLDMMRWLVDKPCKRVSAFGDLSWFRRNNAPQGSTARCNEGCAIESQCPYSAMKIYLRDRTYLYVFDLPEQKELHPDAIMNYLKTTNYGRCVYRMENDQCDHYVMSLEFDGGITASFNMEAFTSYHGRRTRVMGSLGDLHGDMESFVHTDFRTGKVTNWDSQSFDDGIYSKHGHGGGDARLMRNWVQAVSQQNAGLLTSTIDASIESHIMGFAAERSRKTGKTMKVKL